The following proteins come from a genomic window of Micavibrio aeruginosavorus EPB:
- a CDS encoding GatB/YqeY domain-containing protein, with product MPEDMIELKDKNVEKRAEFNTAMKEAMKAKDEIALSTIRLIIAALKDRDINARGQGNSEGISESEILSMLQSMIKQREESAKTYTDANRQDLADRELAEIGIIRRFLPKQMDETEVKAAIDQVLAEMNVTDIREMGKVMATIKDRYAGQMDMGKVSGMVKQRLAG from the coding sequence ATGCCGGAAGACATGATCGAATTAAAGGATAAAAACGTGGAAAAACGTGCAGAATTTAACACCGCAATGAAAGAAGCCATGAAGGCGAAGGACGAAATCGCGTTGTCGACGATTCGTCTGATTATTGCGGCTCTGAAAGACCGGGATATCAACGCCCGCGGCCAAGGCAACAGCGAAGGGATCAGCGAAAGCGAAATCCTGTCCATGTTGCAATCGATGATCAAGCAACGTGAAGAGTCGGCGAAGACCTACACCGATGCTAACCGTCAGGATCTGGCTGATCGCGAACTGGCCGAGATTGGCATCATTCGTCGTTTCCTGCCGAAACAGATGGATGAAACGGAAGTGAAAGCGGCCATTGATCAAGTGTTGGCCGAAATGAACGTGACCGACATTCGCGAGATGGGCAAGGTCATGGCGACGATTAAAGACCGCTATGCTGGCCAGATGGATATGGGCAAAGTCAGCGGCATGGTGAAGCAACGTTTGGCGGGTTAG
- the dnaG gene encoding DNA primase, whose translation MSISPRFMQELRDRLSLSEIIGRRVKLVRAGHEYKACCPFHGEKSPSFYVNDDKQFFHCFGCGAHGDAVGFVMRHDNLSFIEAIEALAPQAGLEVPRQTREDVEHAKQEKDLHALMAATTKWFQDQLHSPAHRDALQYVRERGLPDDVLSAFSVGFAPADGGALPKFLREQGFSEKQILDSGVARKSTRNNDLYAFFRDRVIFPVPDRRGRVVAFGGRVLPEHLRPIDPSQSKPPKYINSSDSPLFHKGRMLFGEPHARQAAIDGKPLIVVEGYLDVIACWRAGFTGAVAPLGTALTEDQIAVLWKMIPGDMKVPVLCFDGDNAGRRAAARACERILPHLKPDHSARIAFLPEGEDPDSLIQTKGAVAFQTIIDTAMPLADFIWMSQTEGRSFNTPEERAGLERTWLDETARIVDKAVQDQYRKLLLKKSSNLFWELDRAKQNASRGAGMGRGFGRDMGPKAKGRKIDLPPLRSPVVEKERRAHSILLLILLNHPWLFEEVEEQFGALSMTDSRLDSLRQMMIRTLSEAPNLEKTPFYDHLSAYGFDKELQNLASDTMYVHAGFARPSAERQDVREGWAETIRSLYDQAERQELRVAGQTLAGDFSTENEQRILALHQARQDQDGQG comes from the coding sequence ATGTCGATTTCCCCGCGTTTTATGCAAGAGTTGCGTGACCGTTTGTCCCTGTCCGAGATTATTGGGCGGCGGGTGAAGCTTGTCCGCGCTGGGCATGAATATAAAGCCTGCTGTCCGTTCCACGGGGAAAAATCACCGTCTTTCTATGTGAATGATGACAAGCAATTCTTCCATTGCTTTGGGTGTGGCGCGCATGGTGATGCGGTGGGCTTTGTCATGCGGCATGACAATCTGTCGTTTATTGAGGCGATTGAAGCGCTGGCCCCGCAAGCTGGATTGGAAGTTCCGCGCCAGACGCGCGAAGATGTCGAACACGCCAAGCAGGAAAAAGACCTGCATGCCTTGATGGCGGCCACCACCAAGTGGTTCCAGGACCAGTTGCACAGCCCCGCCCATCGCGACGCGCTTCAATATGTGCGCGAACGGGGATTGCCGGATGATGTGCTGTCGGCGTTCTCGGTCGGGTTTGCCCCGGCGGATGGCGGGGCATTGCCCAAATTCCTGCGGGAGCAGGGGTTCAGTGAAAAACAAATTCTGGATTCTGGGGTCGCGCGCAAATCGACGCGTAATAATGATCTGTACGCGTTCTTCCGTGACCGCGTGATTTTCCCCGTGCCGGATCGGCGTGGACGCGTGGTGGCGTTTGGTGGACGGGTGTTGCCGGAACATTTGCGCCCGATCGATCCGTCGCAATCGAAACCGCCGAAATATATCAACTCATCCGACTCACCGTTGTTCCACAAGGGGCGAATGCTGTTCGGTGAACCGCACGCACGGCAGGCGGCGATTGATGGCAAGCCGTTGATCGTGGTTGAGGGCTATCTGGATGTGATTGCATGCTGGCGCGCTGGGTTCACGGGCGCGGTGGCGCCGTTGGGTACAGCGTTGACCGAAGACCAGATCGCCGTGTTGTGGAAGATGATCCCCGGCGACATGAAGGTGCCGGTGTTGTGTTTCGATGGTGATAATGCCGGGCGACGGGCGGCGGCGCGGGCGTGTGAACGCATTCTGCCGCATTTGAAACCCGACCATTCGGCACGCATCGCCTTCCTGCCCGAAGGGGAAGACCCGGACAGCTTGATCCAGACCAAGGGCGCGGTGGCGTTTCAAACCATTATTGATACGGCCATGCCGCTGGCCGATTTTATCTGGATGAGCCAGACGGAAGGCCGCAGTTTCAACACGCCGGAAGAGCGCGCCGGGTTGGAACGCACATGGCTGGATGAAACCGCCCGCATTGTCGACAAGGCGGTGCAGGACCAGTATCGCAAGCTGCTGCTGAAGAAGAGCAGTAATCTGTTCTGGGAACTGGATCGTGCCAAGCAAAACGCTTCCCGTGGTGCTGGCATGGGGCGCGGGTTCGGACGTGATATGGGACCAAAGGCCAAGGGCCGGAAGATCGATTTGCCCCCGTTGCGCAGCCCCGTGGTGGAGAAGGAACGGCGGGCGCATTCGATCCTACTCCTGATTCTGTTAAATCATCCGTGGCTGTTTGAAGAGGTGGAGGAGCAGTTCGGTGCCTTGTCCATGACTGATTCGCGGCTCGATTCCCTGCGCCAAATGATGATCCGGACCCTGTCTGAGGCCCCAAACCTTGAAAAAACGCCATTTTATGACCATTTAAGTGCATATGGCTTTGATAAAGAATTGCAAAATCTGGCGTCAGACACTATGTATGTGCACGCTGGATTCGCTCGTCCCTCTGCCGAACGACAAGATGTGCGTGAGGGGTGGGCGGAAACGATCAGGTCGCTTTATGACCAGGCCGAACGCCAGGAACTGCGTGTTGCGGGCCAGACTTTGGCCGGGGACTTCAGTACGGAAAATGAACAGCGCATTCTCGCTTTGCATCAGGCGCGTCAGGATCAGGACGGGCAAGGGTGA
- a CDS encoding GIY-YIG nuclease family protein, with amino-acid sequence MISILHNRVLYIGVTSDLQKRLWEHKNKVIKGFTSRYNIDRLVHFEIYDDPNTAIQREKSMKEWKRKWKIELIEQNNPEWTDLHDQICT; translated from the coding sequence ATAATATCGATCCTGCATAATCGCGTTTTGTATATCGGCGTCACATCCGATCTGCAAAAACGTTTGTGGGAACATAAAAACAAAGTAATTAAGGGCTTCACGTCCCGCTACAATATTGACCGCCTTGTTCATTTTGAAATTTATGACGACCCAAACACGGCCATTCAACGCGAAAAATCCATGAAAGAATGGAAGCGTAAATGGAAAATTGAACTGATCGAACAGAATAATCCGGAATGGACAGATTTACACGACCAGATTTGTACATAA
- a CDS encoding methyltransferase family protein, which produces MKLHELMIRHGHSMFRWRSYIPLLFIGPLLLAFRESAHIESLVGDSAEDVWVLFCFILSLSGLALRAFTVGFVPAGTSGRNAKEQRAEVLNTTGMYSIVRNPLYLANFIIILGVLLSIKVWWLVALASLVFFVYMERIILTEESFLLGKFGKTYADWCEKTPVILPNFKLWKPSTMAFSMKTVLRREYPGLLGIGTAFFVTEMIQDLVYEGEAFREWIAEDYIWPITYAIIIATCLSLRHLKKNTDLLKVEGR; this is translated from the coding sequence ATGAAACTGCATGAATTGATGATCCGCCACGGCCATTCGATGTTCCGGTGGCGCAGCTATATCCCCCTGCTCTTTATCGGCCCGCTGCTGCTGGCCTTCCGCGAAAGCGCCCATATCGAATCCCTGGTCGGCGATTCCGCAGAAGATGTCTGGGTTCTGTTCTGCTTTATCCTGTCCCTGTCCGGCCTTGCCTTGCGCGCCTTTACCGTCGGGTTTGTTCCGGCGGGCACATCGGGCCGCAACGCCAAAGAACAACGCGCCGAAGTTTTAAACACAACCGGCATGTACTCAATTGTTAGAAATCCGCTCTACCTCGCGAATTTCATTATCATTCTGGGCGTTTTGCTCTCCATCAAAGTTTGGTGGCTGGTCGCCCTCGCTTCGCTGGTGTTCTTCGTCTATATGGAACGGATTATCCTGACCGAGGAAAGTTTCCTGCTGGGCAAGTTCGGCAAGACCTATGCCGACTGGTGTGAAAAGACTCCGGTGATCCTGCCGAATTTCAAGCTCTGGAAACCATCGACGATGGCGTTTTCGATGAAGACGGTTCTGCGCCGTGAATACCCGGGTCTGCTGGGCATCGGCACCGCCTTCTTCGTCACCGAGATGATTCAGGATCTGGTGTACGAAGGCGAAGCATTCCGTGAATGGATTGCCGAGGACTATATCTGGCCCATCACCTACGCAATCATTATCGCAACTTGCCTGAGTTTGCGGCATTTGAAGAAAAATACAGATCTTCTGAAAGTTGAGGGGCGGTAA
- the carA gene encoding glutamine-hydrolyzing carbamoyl-phosphate synthase small subunit yields MPDVSNAKQPHNATGVLVLADGTVFWGRGFGAARACVGEICFNTGMSGYQEILTDPSYAGQIITFTFPHIGNVGANDLDMESTKPAARGMIVREDVTEPSNWRAIEGLDQWMKSYDIPGLCGLDTRALTRHIRDHGAPNGVIAVSPSGDFNITALKKMAAEWPGLNGMDLAKDVTCEKEYVWTETNWDPDANEYGKVDAPDHHVVAIDFGIKRNILRNLAAAGCKVTVVPAQTSAEDILKHKPDGIFLSNGPGDPAATGTYAVATISKLIKSGTPIFGICLGHQLLALALGGKTKKMELGHRGANHPVKDLTTGKVEITSQNHGFRILPDTLPEDAEVTHVSLFDGSNEGLRLKDKPVFSVQYHPEASPGPHDSHYLFQRFVDMMKKSAKTEKAEPEEKAA; encoded by the coding sequence ATGCCCGACGTTTCTAACGCCAAACAGCCGCATAATGCAACCGGTGTCCTTGTTTTGGCTGATGGAACAGTGTTTTGGGGGCGTGGTTTTGGCGCGGCCCGGGCCTGTGTCGGGGAAATCTGTTTCAATACGGGCATGAGCGGGTATCAGGAAATCCTGACCGACCCCTCTTACGCCGGGCAAATCATCACCTTTACCTTCCCCCATATTGGCAATGTCGGCGCCAACGATCTGGATATGGAAAGCACAAAGCCCGCAGCACGCGGCATGATCGTGCGCGAGGATGTGACCGAACCATCCAACTGGCGCGCGATTGAGGGGCTGGACCAATGGATGAAATCCTATGACATTCCCGGCCTGTGCGGTTTGGACACGCGCGCCTTGACCCGCCACATCCGGGACCACGGCGCCCCGAACGGCGTGATCGCCGTCAGTCCGAGCGGTGATTTCAACATCACCGCCCTGAAAAAAATGGCTGCCGAATGGCCCGGCCTGAACGGCATGGATCTGGCGAAGGATGTCACCTGTGAAAAGGAATATGTCTGGACCGAAACCAACTGGGACCCGGACGCAAATGAATATGGCAAGGTCGACGCCCCGGACCACCACGTCGTCGCCATCGATTTTGGCATTAAACGCAATATCTTGCGCAACCTTGCTGCAGCAGGATGTAAAGTCACCGTTGTCCCCGCCCAGACCAGCGCAGAGGACATCTTGAAACACAAACCGGACGGCATTTTCCTGTCCAACGGCCCCGGCGACCCCGCCGCAACCGGTACCTACGCCGTTGCGACCATCAGCAAGCTGATCAAATCCGGCACGCCGATTTTTGGCATCTGCCTTGGCCACCAACTTCTCGCCCTCGCCCTTGGCGGCAAGACGAAGAAGATGGAATTGGGCCACCGCGGCGCCAACCATCCGGTCAAAGACCTCACCACAGGCAAAGTTGAAATAACCAGTCAAAACCATGGCTTCCGGATTTTACCTGACACCTTACCGGAAGATGCGGAAGTCACCCATGTCAGCCTGTTCGACGGATCAAACGAAGGATTAAGATTAAAAGATAAGCCTGTGTTTTCAGTGCAATATCACCCGGAAGCATCCCCCGGCCCGCACGACAGCCATTATCTATTCCAGCGCTTCGTCGACATGATGAAGAAATCCGCGAAAACGGAAAAAGCGGAACCAGAGGAAAAGGCGGCGTAA
- a CDS encoding phosphatase PAP2 family protein, with amino-acid sequence MSGTWKQSWHDHGSLIVVVFAYYLVVSGVAVFGAGVPAHELLQGVGYALMALLIAFAFWGVLLGLAYGRAVFTALRGGRKGLSQRINTVFDHIIHPYTTWPVLADTILGTIAIIGLSQFFIGKGLLPLLGNYHWDPAMIRWEEIVHGGRSAMDWLGGLYEHPWIIRAIDKIYILWFPVMFGTTSWVVFCDRNRVRRLQYLWVYCVSWMVIGTGLAIALASVGPIYLKDFYPDLPLNGYTAHLAALQAIHDQTPLRALDIAVTLKDLWGDETKLDMNAISAMPSMHVAVAWLLVLYAFAVRRWWVMAFMGAFFATIMVGSVVLGWHYAIDGYVSIVIITGLWAVAGWALRRKMGEKAGQKAEIQPRAPLDRAVQP; translated from the coding sequence ATGTCCGGTACCTGGAAACAATCATGGCACGACCACGGATCTTTGATCGTGGTCGTGTTTGCTTATTATCTGGTTGTATCCGGCGTGGCTGTGTTTGGGGCGGGCGTTCCGGCGCATGAGTTGTTGCAGGGCGTGGGTTATGCCCTGATGGCGTTGCTGATTGCCTTTGCGTTCTGGGGTGTGTTGCTGGGGCTGGCGTATGGCCGGGCGGTTTTTACGGCGTTGCGCGGTGGCCGCAAGGGCCTCAGCCAGCGGATCAATACGGTTTTTGACCATATTATTCATCCCTACACGACATGGCCGGTTCTGGCCGATACCATTCTGGGGACAATTGCGATTATTGGTCTCAGCCAGTTCTTTATCGGCAAGGGGTTGCTGCCCTTGCTGGGCAATTACCACTGGGATCCAGCGATGATCCGTTGGGAAGAAATCGTTCACGGTGGGCGGTCGGCGATGGATTGGCTGGGTGGGCTGTATGAACACCCATGGATCATTCGGGCGATTGATAAGATTTATATTCTCTGGTTTCCGGTGATGTTTGGCACGACGTCATGGGTTGTGTTCTGTGATCGCAACCGTGTGCGGCGTTTGCAATATCTCTGGGTGTATTGCGTGTCGTGGATGGTGATTGGCACGGGGCTGGCGATTGCGCTGGCTTCTGTCGGGCCGATCTATCTGAAGGACTTTTATCCGGACCTGCCGTTGAACGGGTACACCGCGCATCTGGCCGCGTTGCAGGCCATTCACGACCAAACACCGCTGCGCGCACTGGATATCGCCGTGACGTTGAAGGATTTGTGGGGCGATGAAACCAAGCTGGACATGAACGCCATTTCCGCGATGCCCAGCATGCATGTCGCGGTGGCGTGGCTGCTGGTGTTGTATGCGTTTGCCGTGCGGCGCTGGTGGGTGATGGCATTTATGGGGGCGTTTTTTGCCACCATCATGGTCGGCTCGGTCGTGCTGGGCTGGCACTATGCCATTGATGGCTATGTCAGCATTGTGATCATCACGGGCCTGTGGGCCGTGGCCGGGTGGGCTTTGCGCCGGAAAATGGGCGAAAAAGCCGGGCAAAAGGCCGAAATCCAGCCCCGCGCCCCCCTTGATAGGGCCGTGCAACCCTGA
- the carB gene encoding carbamoyl-phosphate synthase large subunit, protein MPKRHDIQSICIIGAGPIVIGQACEFDYSGTQACKALREEGYKVILINSNPATIMTDPNMADVTYIEPITPEIVAKILEKERPHALLPTMGGQTALNTALALHANGTLDALGIELIGARADVIARAEDRDLFRQCMDQLGLESPRSVTVTNLFEAIDALPNIGLPCIIRPSFTLGGTGGGIAYNREEFETIVREGLDASPVRQVLVEESVLGWKEYEMEVVRDRNDNCIIVCAIENIDPMGVHTGDSITVAPAMTLTDKEYQRMRDASIAVLRGIGVETGGSNVQFAVNPEDGRMVVIEMNPRVSRSSALASKATGFPIAKIAAKLAIGYTLDELQNDITGGLTPASFEPTIDYVVTKIPRFAFEKFRGTSNILTTSMKSVGEVMAFGRSFEESIQKALRSLEKGLTGFDEVVIGEGDGQHPHPDHVRAAIARPTPQRILYIAQAMRHGMSVDEIHDITKFDKWFLNRIAGIIATENKLRVGGLPRDAAGWIAVKKMGFSDARLAKLMNVTPDMVRTARHKAGAVPVFKRVDSCAGELPTSTAYMYSCYENVGAENECNPTDSEKIIILGGGPNRIGQGIEFDYCCVHAAYALKEAGYETIMINCNPETVSTDYDTSDRLYFEPLTNEDVVEIIRAEQRKGKVKGVIVQLGGQTPLKLAQALQAADIPILGTSPDAIDLAEDRQRFQKLLHQMKLRQPPNGLARSEEQAIKMAEELGFPLVIRPSYVLGGQGMEIVHSMDELKRYIKTAVQVSGDTPVLLDRYLRSAIEIDVDALCDGTEVAVVGIMEHIEEAGIHSGDSACVLPPHSLPYKTVKEIEKQTIRLAKALKVKGLMNVQFAVKKNRDSGEFDIFILEVNPRASRTVPFVAKATGVPVAKIAARLMAGEMLETFATQLRGMDQEHTAVKAPVFPFSRFPGVDPILGPEMKSTGEVMGIDRDVAVAFAKSQIAAGTHLPLEGTVFLSVKDSDKEALVPIAQDLVDMGFNLVATGGTCVFLKAQGLPVTRINKVMEGQPHIVDAIINGQIQFMINTTKGPQAVTDATSIRRQALTYRIPYYTLLSAARAGTMAIRALRAKPLDVASIQSYFGVDGEGIFSPADLDFPQDMQAAE, encoded by the coding sequence ATGCCAAAACGTCACGACATTCAATCCATCTGCATCATCGGTGCCGGACCGATCGTTATTGGGCAAGCCTGTGAGTTCGATTACTCCGGCACGCAAGCCTGCAAGGCCCTGCGCGAGGAAGGATACAAGGTCATCCTGATCAACTCGAACCCGGCCACGATCATGACCGACCCGAACATGGCGGACGTAACCTATATTGAGCCGATCACGCCCGAGATTGTTGCAAAAATTCTGGAAAAGGAACGCCCGCATGCCTTGCTGCCCACCATGGGCGGGCAAACGGCGCTGAACACGGCACTGGCCCTGCACGCCAATGGCACGCTGGACGCGCTCGGCATCGAACTGATCGGTGCGCGCGCCGATGTGATCGCCCGCGCCGAGGACCGTGACCTGTTCCGCCAGTGCATGGACCAGTTGGGCCTTGAAAGCCCGCGCAGCGTCACCGTCACCAATTTGTTCGAGGCCATCGACGCCCTGCCCAATATCGGCCTGCCCTGCATTATCCGCCCGTCCTTCACCCTGGGCGGCACGGGGGGCGGCATTGCCTATAACCGCGAGGAATTCGAGACCATCGTCCGCGAAGGGTTGGATGCATCCCCGGTGCGTCAGGTGCTGGTCGAGGAATCCGTCCTCGGCTGGAAAGAATATGAGATGGAGGTCGTGCGCGACCGCAACGATAACTGCATTATCGTCTGCGCCATCGAAAATATCGACCCGATGGGCGTGCATACCGGAGATTCCATCACCGTCGCCCCGGCCATGACCCTGACCGACAAGGAATATCAACGCATGCGCGATGCATCCATCGCCGTCCTGCGCGGGATTGGCGTGGAAACCGGCGGGTCGAACGTGCAATTCGCCGTAAACCCGGAAGATGGCCGCATGGTCGTCATTGAAATGAACCCGCGCGTATCGCGATCCTCTGCCCTGGCATCCAAGGCCACGGGGTTCCCGATTGCGAAAATCGCCGCCAAACTGGCGATTGGCTATACGCTGGACGAATTGCAGAATGATATTACGGGCGGATTGACCCCGGCCAGCTTTGAACCGACGATTGATTACGTCGTCACGAAAATTCCGCGTTTCGCATTTGAAAAATTCCGCGGCACATCCAACATCCTGACCACGTCGATGAAATCGGTCGGTGAAGTGATGGCCTTTGGCCGTAGCTTCGAAGAATCCATCCAGAAAGCCCTGCGCTCGCTGGAAAAGGGCCTGACAGGATTTGACGAGGTCGTGATTGGCGAAGGCGACGGGCAACACCCGCACCCGGACCATGTCCGTGCCGCCATCGCCCGCCCGACCCCGCAACGCATCCTGTATATCGCCCAAGCCATGCGCCATGGGATGAGCGTGGATGAAATTCACGACATTACAAAATTCGATAAATGGTTCCTGAACCGCATTGCTGGCATTATCGCCACGGAAAACAAACTGCGCGTTGGCGGGCTGCCCCGCGACGCCGCCGGGTGGATTGCCGTGAAGAAAATGGGCTTTTCCGATGCGCGTCTGGCCAAATTGATGAACGTCACCCCGGATATGGTCCGCACCGCCCGTCACAAGGCCGGAGCGGTCCCCGTGTTCAAACGCGTTGACAGTTGCGCCGGTGAATTGCCGACCAGCACGGCGTATATGTATAGCTGCTATGAAAATGTCGGCGCGGAAAACGAATGCAACCCGACCGATAGTGAAAAAATCATCATCCTGGGCGGTGGCCCGAACCGGATTGGTCAGGGCATTGAATTTGATTATTGCTGCGTTCACGCCGCCTACGCTTTGAAAGAAGCGGGTTATGAAACCATCATGATCAACTGCAACCCGGAAACCGTATCAACCGATTACGATACGTCCGACCGTTTGTATTTCGAACCGCTGACCAACGAAGATGTGGTTGAAATTATCCGCGCGGAACAACGCAAGGGCAAGGTTAAGGGCGTGATCGTCCAATTGGGCGGTCAAACCCCGCTGAAACTGGCGCAGGCGTTGCAGGCCGCGGACATCCCAATTTTGGGCACATCCCCCGACGCCATCGATCTGGCCGAAGACCGCCAACGGTTCCAGAAATTGTTGCATCAAATGAAACTGCGCCAGCCGCCAAACGGCTTGGCCCGGTCCGAAGAACAGGCCATTAAAATGGCCGAAGAACTCGGCTTCCCGCTGGTCATTCGCCCGTCTTATGTTCTGGGTGGACAAGGCATGGAAATCGTCCACAGCATGGATGAACTGAAACGCTATATCAAAACCGCGGTTCAGGTTTCCGGTGATACACCGGTGTTGCTCGACCGCTATCTGCGCAGCGCCATTGAAATCGACGTCGACGCATTGTGCGACGGCACCGAAGTGGCCGTGGTCGGCATCATGGAACATATTGAGGAAGCGGGCATTCACTCCGGTGACTCGGCCTGCGTCCTGCCGCCGCACTCCCTGCCCTACAAGACCGTGAAGGAAATCGAAAAGCAGACGATCCGTCTGGCCAAAGCCCTGAAGGTGAAGGGCCTGATGAACGTCCAGTTCGCGGTGAAGAAAAACCGCGACAGTGGCGAATTCGATATCTTCATTCTGGAAGTCAACCCGCGCGCCAGCCGCACCGTCCCCTTCGTGGCCAAAGCCACGGGCGTTCCGGTGGCCAAAATCGCCGCGCGTTTGATGGCGGGTGAAATGCTGGAAACCTTCGCCACGCAATTGCGCGGCATGGACCAGGAACACACGGCGGTGAAGGCCCCGGTCTTCCCGTTCTCCCGCTTCCCCGGCGTGGACCCGATTTTGGGCCCGGAAATGAAATCCACCGGCGAAGTCATGGGCATTGACCGTGACGTGGCCGTGGCCTTTGCCAAATCACAAATTGCCGCTGGCACCCACCTGCCGCTGGAGGGCACCGTGTTCCTGTCCGTGAAAGATTCGGACAAGGAAGCACTCGTCCCGATTGCGCAGGATCTGGTCGATATGGGCTTCAACCTTGTTGCCACCGGGGGCACATGCGTGTTCCTGAAGGCCCAGGGTCTGCCCGTCACCCGCATCAACAAAGTGATGGAAGGCCAGCCGCATATCGTGGACGCGATCATCAACGGACAAATCCAGTTTATGATCAACACCACCAAGGGCCCGCAAGCCGTGACCGATGCCACATCCATCCGTCGTCAGGCGCTGACCTATCGCATTCCGTATTACACGCTGCTGTCCGCGGCGCGTGCCGGAACGATGGCCATCCGCGCCCTGCGCGCCAAACCGTTGGACGTGGCCTCGATCCAAAGCTATTTCGGCGTGGACGGCGAAGGCATCTTCAGCCCGGCGGACCTGGATTTCCCGCAGGATATGCAGGCGGCGGAGTAA